Proteins encoded in a region of the Terriglobia bacterium genome:
- a CDS encoding AraC family transcriptional regulator has protein sequence MPSAKTQANSEYARRINRVIDYLRGNLDRQVKLEELAKVACFSEFHFHRIFGAVSGETLNNFTNRLRLEKAARLLRYSDQSFTDIALECGFSSSATFSRAFRAGYDTSPSQFRKSGEIKKSKICKELFSGQEYYLPMSAEEKKAAFPVKLIDLPERQVAYIRVTNAFEMDRVIAAFKTMIEWAKSQDIFTQGTLFGMSVDDPHVTPKHLYRYEVCFASSFPFECMEGMSKLKMPAMRYATTRVSGDIRRVATATDYLFRGWLIHSDYEPEHAPGLEICLDKENATDWSHFELELCIPVRKLAEMRS, from the coding sequence GTGCCAAGCGCAAAGACCCAGGCCAACAGCGAATATGCCCGAAGAATTAATCGGGTCATCGACTATCTTCGCGGGAATCTGGATCGCCAGGTGAAACTGGAGGAACTGGCTAAAGTGGCCTGCTTCTCGGAATTTCATTTCCATCGGATCTTTGGTGCGGTTTCGGGCGAAACCCTGAATAATTTTACGAACCGGCTTCGTCTTGAAAAGGCTGCTCGTCTTCTTCGTTATTCCGACCAAAGTTTTACCGATATCGCCTTAGAGTGCGGTTTTTCATCATCGGCCACGTTTTCACGTGCCTTCCGAGCCGGCTACGACACTTCGCCCAGTCAGTTTCGAAAAAGCGGCGAGATCAAAAAAAGCAAGATTTGCAAAGAACTCTTCTCGGGACAGGAATATTATCTCCCCATGAGTGCGGAAGAAAAGAAAGCTGCCTTTCCAGTGAAATTGATCGACCTTCCCGAAAGGCAAGTCGCCTATATTCGGGTGACGAATGCCTTCGAAATGGACAGGGTCATTGCCGCCTTCAAGACGATGATCGAGTGGGCCAAATCCCAGGATATTTTTACGCAAGGAACTCTTTTCGGAATGTCGGTGGACGATCCCCACGTGACCCCAAAGCATCTTTATCGATATGAGGTCTGTTTTGCGTCGTCATTTCCCTTCGAGTGCATGGAAGGAATGTCGAAATTGAAAATGCCCGCCATGCGATACGCCACCACCAGGGTTTCCGGCGATATCCGTAGGGTCGCTACGGCGACGGACTACCTGTTCCGGGGTTGGCTGATCCATAGTGACTACGAGCCCGAGCATGCGCCCGGACTTGAGATTTGCTTAGACAAAGAAAACGCGACGGATTGGTCGCATTTTGAATTGGAACTCTGCATACCGGTTCGGAAACTGGCAGAGATGAGGAGTTAA